The Phacochoerus africanus isolate WHEZ1 chromosome 9, ROS_Pafr_v1, whole genome shotgun sequence genomic sequence TTGGGgggtttggccacacccatggcatgtaaaagttcctgggcctgggatcaaaccagcgccatggcagcaacccaagtggctgcagtggcaacgctgggtcattaacctgctatatcacaagggaactccaaaagtcacTGCTTTTTGGGTTCTAAAAAACATCAGTGGAGGAAGGAGTAAGTACCTCCATCTCCTGATTTTTCCAAAATTCAAGCTTGTAGTTGAAATCTCACATAATTATGCCAGAAGCTGGTAGGAGTGGCGAAACCACCATCCGAATCCAGGTAAGTTATAAAAACGTGACCTTTTACAGCCCCTTTCTGGAATAGGAAGGCTCTACTTTATACCCCACAGGCCAGCAATGTGTATAATGTATAGATTCCTTTTGGTTATGGTTGCAAAAGTCTTTAAATTCTTTGAGGGTTTGACATGTCTTGGAACGAACCAAGCTAGGAGGCAGACTGATGATCTGGATTCGCTCCGATGGAGGACATTTACACATTTATCAGGAGTCCAGCTGATAGGCTGTTCACGTTGAAATCACCAGACCTGTACTTCAGCGAGTTCAGACAGCTGATTGGAATACCATCCCCATACCTTTAAGTAATACATGCGAAATTCTCATGGTAAAGTTGTGGCCTTGGCTCCAACACTTCTGGttatcttctttgattttaatGCCTGTCAGTCTTTACCAGCTGTAGCAGCCACTGCTTGGTAAAACTTTGCCACAAAGTCTGGCTCACTGATCTCCAGCTGCCTGACAAATTCATTGCGCTCCTGCTCAGCCCAACCTCGAAACCACTGATCCCAAAGACGTAGCTGGCACTCAAAGATACAAGGTGGTCGGTTTGCTCCAGACACACTAAGCTGCTCTAGACTTTCCAGCAGTGGCTGTAATTTTCCTGGTACTGCCTTAGCAACCAGGTCCTGTAGGAAACGTTCACGCTGAGGACCTGACCAGCTGGCAAACCAATGAAGAATACATTTCATCTCCTGGGAAGTGATGTAAGACATTGGAGGAGGGGAAGAGTCAGAAATATTGTCTGGTACCGAGGGTAAGGGAGAAGGGAAAGACAGTGGCATCGAAGAGGAAGATGATTCCAGTGGCATCCTGAAACATAAAAGCACTGTTACACACTCTCTACAAAGAGCAACCAAAATACAGCTTTCTAACAACATAGAATCTTATCACTCTCAATTGGTATCTACAAAGAAAATTACTTTCCACCTATCTAGTTTACAGAAAAACAACAGGGTCCTTTATTTAGGTTATTATCCAGCTACCTTAGCGAAGGCACCCAAGAATAACTGCATATCATATTTGCcaattttcctctctctctctctttttttttttttttggtcttttctatggctgctcctgcagcatatggatgttcccaggctaggggtctaatcggagctatagccgctggcctacgccacagccacagcaacttgggatccaagcctcgtctgcgacctacaccacagctcacggcaacgctggatccttaacccactgagcaaggccagggatcgaaccctcaacctcatggttcctagtcagattcgttaacctctgtgccatgacaggaactccttcctctctctttttcaaacCCACTGCCTCTCTCCATCATTCTTATAAACAatctaaaaataaccaaaacattCCACATTCTGTGttcattctttcccttttaatTCTATGTTCCA encodes the following:
- the C9H14orf119 gene encoding uncharacterized protein C14orf119 homolog, translated to MPLESSSSSMPLSFPSPLPSVPDNISDSSPPPMSYITSQEMKCILHWFASWSGPQRERFLQDLVAKAVPGKLQPLLESLEQLSVSGANRPPCIFECQLRLWDQWFRGWAEQERNEFVRQLEISEPDFVAKFYQAVAATAGKD